The following are encoded in a window of Panicum virgatum strain AP13 chromosome 5N, P.virgatum_v5, whole genome shotgun sequence genomic DNA:
- the LOC120675479 gene encoding uncharacterized protein LOC120675479 gives MVRRTMASRFGERPRRRRASSTCSAGGGRPGCSCRTGPSWWSRGPPPSGLDDASSLPARTRKRSMSIGGGASSTPLRPELLLKPEDALLLGQVHRLVTSQEVTKAIQAWRQDKARRCKEAAPDDRRPPPQPGPAVAAGQASARECQRADKSDQQHRGGGGSGGVGARGRHWRPSLQSISESAS, from the exons ATGGTGCGGCGGACTATGGCGTCACGGTTCGGCGAGAGGCCGCGTCGCCGGAGAGCTAGCTCGACGTGCAGTGCCGGTGGAGGTCGGCCGGGCTGCAGCTGCCGGACGGGACCATCCTGGTGGAGCAGGGGGCCGCCGCCATCAGGATTGGATGATGCGTCAAGTTTGCCGGCAAGAACGAGGAAGAGAAGCATGAGtattggcggcggcgcgagctccaCCCCCCTGCGGCCAGAATTGCTCCTGAAGCCCGAGGACGCGCTGCTGCTGGGCCAGGTCCACCGCCTCGTCACGTCGCAAG AGGTGACGAAGGCGATCCAGGCCTGGCGGCAGGACAAGGCGCGGCGGTGCAAGGAGGCGGCGCCCGAcgaccggcggccgccgccgcagcccgggcccgccgtcgccgccggccaggcGAGCGCTCGC GAATGTCAGCGGGCGGATAAGTCGGACCAgcagcaccgcggcggcggcgggtccggTGGCGTCGGGGCGAGGGGGCGGCACTGGCGGCCGTCGCTGCAGAGTATCTCCGAGTCGGCGAGCTGA
- the LOC120674943 gene encoding BTB/POZ and MATH domain-containing protein 1-like, producing the protein MAPSQRPRKKMVSRCNPDTERGTLVFDIAGYSLLKGMRDGEFIRSASFPVGGLDWCIRYYPCFTKKSEGCISSFLELMSEPTGTGVMARFDLRLLNQATGVSTVLIDQVKPRLFDSVNPTWGSSMFKKISELEASPYLQNDRIVIECDITVVLGTPASALETVCEIQVPPSGLLDDLRKLLEAEKRTDIRFKVKDQVFGAHKIVLAMRSPVFEAELYGPIADKQRCATITVEDMQPAVFKALLHFIYTDLLPAMDDLEEDDKEEMVKHLLVAADRCLCSSGINRTSSPAATCTTCARPAEGSWPLASVEVPPYVTFHFINAYEETDEGRVKAIVSDCCEHNADTSILDKLRLQNL; encoded by the exons ATGGCGCCATCCCAGAGACCGAGAAAGAAGATGGTGTCCAGATGCAACCCGGATACGGAGCGGGGCACGCTCGTGTTCGACATCGCCGGCTACAGCCTGCTCAAGGGCATGCGTGACGGCGAGTTCATCCGCTCCGCCTCGTTCCCCGTCGGCGGCCTCGACTGGTGCATCCGGTACTACCCTTGTTTCACCAAGAAATCTGAAGGTTGCATCTCCAGCTTCCTCGAACTGATGAGCGAACCAACCGGGACTGGGGTAATGGCGCGCTTTGACTTGAGGTTGCTCAACCAAGCCACCGGGGTCTCCACGGTTTTGATAGATCAGGTGAAGCCAAGGCTGTTCGACAGTGTGAACCCGACCTGGGGAAGTAGCATGTTTAAGAAGATCAGCGAACTGGAGGCATCACCGTACCTGCAAAATGACCGCATCGTGATCGAATGTGACATCACTGTTGTCTTGGGGACGCCGGCTTCTGCGCTGGAGACAGTTTGTGAGATCCAAGTTCCACCCTCAGGATTATTGGATGATCTTAGGAAATTGCTGGAGGCGGAGAAGAGGACAGACATCAGATTCAAGGTTAAAGACCAGGTTTTCGGAGCCCATAAGATTGTTCTTGCAATGCGATCGCCTGTCTTCGAGGCGGAGCTATACGGGCCAATAGCGGATAAGCAAAGGTGTGCAACAATTACGGTTGAGGATATGCAGCCTGCTGTTTTCAAAGCACTGCTTCACTTCATCTACACAGATTTGTTGCCAGCGATGGATGATCTTGAGGAGGATGACAAGGAAGAAATGGTCAAGCACTTACTTGTTGCTGCAGACAG ATGTCTTTGTTCTTCTGGGATAAACCGCACCTCGAGTCCGGCTGCTACATGCACGACATGTGCAAGGCCAGCGGAAGGGTCGTGGCCACTGGCCAGCGTGGAGGTGCCGCCCTACGTGACGTTCCACTTCATCAACGCGTACGAGGAGACGGACGAGGGGCGCGTCAAGGCCATCGTCTCCGACTGCTGCGAGCACAACGCCGACACCTCCATCCTCGACAAGCTCCGCCTCCAGAACCTTTAA